The stretch of DNA GGGCTCTGGAGGATGGACCCGGCGCTGCCGACCAGGTCCGCCTCCCCTGGAGTCAGCCCAGGACTTCACTCAATGGGATGAAGTTGACCCAATCGCCCTCAACCAGCGTTCGCTCTTCCAGTACCTCGACCAGCCCCTCGGCCCAGGCGGCACTGCGCAAGACCCCGGAACTCTGGTTCCGGTAGATGATTGCCCTGCCCTGCTCCAGACGCCCACGCAGATACTCTCGTCGACTCCCCGGTTTCGACCAGGCAAACCCGGCTGGAACCTGGAACTGCAAGGGCTGCAGCTCCTTCACTCCCTGGCGCCGCAAAATATAGGGGCGAGCCAGCAAGGCAAAGGTCACCAGTGTCGAGGCCGGGTTACCCGGCAGGCCGATCACCGGCACGCCGCGGAAATGCCCGAAGGTCAACGGCTTGCCCGGCTTGATCGCCAGCTTCCAGAGCGCAAGCTCGCCCTCTTCTCTTAAGGCGATGCCCAGGAAATCCGCCTCGCCCACCGATACACCACCGGTGGACAGGATCAGGTCCACATCCGCCAGTTCGGCAAGGCGCCGCCGGGTCGTGGGCAGATCGTCGGGCAGGATCCCGCCGTCGACCACTTCACAGCCCAACCGCTGCAACCAACTACACAGCAGGACACGGTTGCTGTTATAGATCTGCCCGGGACCCAGCACTTGCCCGGGTTCTACCAGCTCGTCGCCGGTGGAGAGCACGGCGACCCGCACTCGACGCACCACCTCCAGCTCCGCGCCCCCCAAGGAAGCAGCGAGCCCCAGCTCGATCGGCCCCAGCTGCGTTCCGGCCACCAATACACACTCGCCGACCGTGGTTTCCTGGCCTTGGGGACGAATGTTCTGCCCGGCGCTGAGCGGCTCGGTAAAGGACACCCGCCCATCGGCCTGAACCTCGGCGTTCTCCTGCATTTCCACGCAGTCGGCCCCCGCCGGGACCGGCGCCCCGGTGAAGATGCGTGCGCAGGTACCAGGCGCCAAAGGCTCGGGCGCCTGGCCGGCGAAAATGCGCTGGCTGACCACAAGGGCCTCACCGCTCCAATCCGCGGCACGCAAGGCATAACCGTCCATGGCGCTGTTGGGCCAGGGCGGAAGATCCAGGGTGGAAATCAAATCGTCGGCCAAGACCCGGCCTTGAGCTGCCGCCAGCGGCAGCCGCTCGCGCTCGAGAATGGGAGTAGCCTCGGCCATCTCCAGCAAACGGGCCAATGCGGCCTCGACCGGCATCAAGGCACCGGTCTTGCCCGGCTTACCCACGGGATTCACAAGGCGCCGCCTGTTTCAGGTGCGTGACGAAATTGCACGGCCGGTGCCGCGAGTCCAACTGCTCGGCCAGTATGCCGTCCCAACCGGTACGCACCGCGTTGGTCGAGCCCGGCAGGCAGCACACCAGCGTGCCGTTGGCCAGCCCGGCCAAGGCCCGGGACTGCACGGTGGAAGTGCCGATGTCGGCCACCGAGATCTGACGGAACAACTCGCCAAAACCGTCGACCTGTTTGTCGAGCAGGCAAGACACGGCTTCCGGGGTGCTGTCGCGGCCGGTAAAACCGGTGCCGCCAGTGATCAGCACCACCTGGACCAGGTCGTCGGCGATCCAGGTCGCCACTTGTGCGCGAATCTTGTAGAGATCGTCCTTGAGCAGGACGCGCGCGGCCAGGTTATGGCCTGCAGCGCTCAGACGATCGACGAAGACCTGGCCGGAGGTATCGGTCTCCAGGGTCCGGGTATCACTGACAGTCAGCACCGCGATATTCAAGGGTGCAAAAGGTACATCAGCCTTGGCTTTCATAGGCTCGATCCAGTTGTAGGAGAAACAGCCCGGTGTTATATCACAGCGCTCTCTTTGACCGCCCCTGTGGAGAAGTGCCATGACCCCGCGCACAGATTTGCCACCCTGCTCCATTCTGCTCCTGGCCGGTGGACGCGGCCAACGCATGGGCGGAAGGGACAAGGGGCTGATCGAGTGGCAGGGCCGGCCATTGATCGCCCATTTGCATCGACTGACCCGCGGCCTGAGCGATGACCTGATCATTTCCTGCAACCGCAATCGCCGGCAGTACGCGCCTTATGCCGACCAACTGGTGCAGGACGAAAGCAATGACTTCCCGGGGCCGTTGGCAGGTATTCGTGCCGGATTGGCCGTCGCCCGGCATGCCCGACTGCTGGTGTTGCCTTGCGACGTGCCGCGCATCGATGCGCAACTGATCGACGCCATGCGGCAAAGCGCCGCCCTGCATCCGGACAAACCACTGATGCTGCGCCATGGCGAGCACTGGGAACCCTTGCTGTGTATCATTCCGCGCACGCTGCTCGGCACCTTCGACGGAGCCTGGCAGAACGGTGAGCGCAGCCCCGGACGTATCATGCGCGGGCTGGATGCTCAGGCCCTGCAATGTCCCGCAAACGATCCCCGATTGGCTAATCTGAATACACCAGAGCTGTTAAGCCAGCAGCACGGCGTGTCAGAATGCCCTTAACTCAAGGAACTTGCAGGCGTTGTATACGTCTCAAGCACAGCAACTAAAAGTATTCATCTCGGAGACACATAATGATTCAGCGGACTCTCGCCACTCTCATGCTCGCACTGGGCCTTGCCACTCTCGCCGGTTGCGCATCGCCTACTGTGATCACCCTGAATGACGGTCGCGAAATCCAGGCCGTCGATACGCCGAAATACGATGAGGATTCCGGTTTCTACGAGTTCGAACAACTGGACGGCAAACAAACCCGCATCAACAAGGATCAGGTTCGTACGGTAAAAGAGCTGTAATCCATACCGTTACGCCAGAAACGATAAAGCCCGCTTTCGCGGGCTTTATCGTTTCTGGCAGCAGCAAGCAGTTGCCTGGATTACCACTGCAAGGTGATCCGACTCTCAAACTCGCGCTCCTCCCCTGTCAGCGGGTCGGTAAAACGCAGGCCCTGGGCCAGCAGTTTGAGCGGCTTGGCGTAATCGTCCTCCACATCCTTGAGCGCATCGGGATAAAACGGGTCGTTGCAGATCGCCGCCCCCAGCGCACTCATGTGCACCCGCAACTGGTGCTTTTTGCCGGTCACCGGATACAGCCCATAACGCCAGAGGTCACCGTTCTTTTCCCGGACCTCCAGTGCCGTTTCCGTATTAGGCGTACCAGGCCCTTCCTGCATCCGGAAAAAGGGCTCGCCATCGATCAGGCGGCTTTTATGCACCCGTGGAAACTCAAGACCGGGCAAGGCCGGTGCGATGGCCTCGTAGCGCTTGTCGATCCTGCGCGTCGGGAACAGCGACTGATAGGCCGAGCGGCTTTGCGGATTGGCCGAAAACAACACCAGGCCCGCCGTATGCCGGTCGATGCGATGCAGAGGCACCAGGTGGGGATTGTCCAGGCTGCGGATCAAGCGGCGCAGCAAGGTTTGCTCGACATATTCCCCCGCCGGGGTGACCGGCAGGAAATGCGGCTTGTCCGCCACCACCAGGTGCTCATCGACGTAAAGAATCGACTCCTGCACCGGGATGACCTTTTCGTCGGGCACTTCGCGAAAATAATGAATGCGCAGGCCTTCGCGGTATGCCAGGTCGACACCGATCGGTAGTCCCTGTCCATCGAGCACCCGGCCGCGGGCGATCCGGCTCAGCCACTGCTCACGGCTGATGGTGCTGAAATGGTCACACAGGCAATCCAGTACGGTTGGCCATGAACCGGGGGGCAGGTACAGGGTGCTGGCCTGATGCTGTGCGGCAAAAAAAGGTACGGAAGACATACAAAAGCTCGAGCGGACAATGCAGAGCGACATTATCCAACATGGGTCCCGGGGAGCCTAGGAGAGTTTCCCCCTCCGGAACCTGCGACTAAGCCCGGGCCACGCCGGCTTGCGCGGCGGCATCGGTGAACTCCTTCAGCCAGCGCAGCACATCGACCGCCTCCCAGCGGGCCGGGTCATACAGCGCATACAACAACCCCTGATACCCCACCACGTCCAGTTGCCGGTGATAACCCGCACGCTGGAACAGAGCTTCGATTTCGGCAAAGCAGGTATTGAAATGCAGCTTGTTGAACGGTGTCTTGCCTTCCGTGACCAGGCCGTCCAGGCGCAGTTCGAGTACCGCTTCGCGCACCACATCGGCGGACATGCGGTTCACACTGCTCTTCAATTGTTCGACATTGACCATCATCAGTCCTTCTACCCTCTCATTCATCCACTGAGCACACGCCCTGCGCATCGATATCAGCCACGGCCGACATAACTGACCACCCACAACACCACGCCCCAGATTTGCGCCGAGTCCCGATCGTCCAGGGGGATCGGTGCAATCGAAGGTCGCGCCGCCTTGAGCAGCAGCCCACCCTTGGGATCGGGCGCCAGCAGGCGCACGCCATAGGCGTCTTCGCCATCGAGATGGGCCACCACGTACTGATCCACCGCCGGGGCCGCCGAACGATCGACGATCAGCCGGTCGCCGGGATAGATCCCGAAGCCCAGCAGGCTGTCGTCATCCACCAGCACCGCGCGGATCTGCGGCGCTCCGAGCCCCACGGTACGATCCAGGGAAAAACCGCCTTCGAACGTGAGCCCGGCGGCAAACCCGTCGTGCCCTGCATGCTCGGGCGACAGGTGTTGCAAACGCTCGGCGCGGGCGAGGATTGTGAGAGACATGACGAACCATCCCGATAACTGTACGCATATACAGTAACCGAATAATCGGGATCCCGCCAAGGGATTGCAGCGCAGGCGACAAACGGAAAGGGTCGTGCCAGCGACAGGCCGGCTCAGCGCAGGAAGGCCACCACCTGCTCGGCATCGAACGGCCAGCCCAGCTCGGCGCCGTTGTCCACGCGGCGCAGGACCGGGATACGCAGGCCATACGCCTCGAACAGGGTTTCGTCTTCCGCGATATCCACCAGCTCGACCATCAGCCCGTGCTCCACCAGCGGCATCAACTCCGCCTCGGCGAGTTCGCACAGGTGGCAGCCCAGGGTGCCGAACAGCTGACATTCAGGAGGCATGACATACAGACCGAAAAGAGACAGGCGCTTATTCTAGGCCGGCGGAAAAAAGCCGTCGACCGATGAACGCAGCATCCTGCGGTCAGCAGCAATCATCGACAAGCATTCTGCCAAACAGCTGATGCAGGTCAGCGCCGCCAACTTGCGGTTGAGTGACCCTCGCGGCTTTTTTTGCCTCTACGCTCTGTCATTACAACCCGCCGCCCGGAGATGTCTGTGTTCGCCAATCTGTTGATCATCCTCGCTTCATCCCTGGTGGTGATTGCCCTGTTCCGCCGCTTGCGCCTGCCGCCCGTGCTGGGCTACCTGTGCGTGGGCCTGCTGGTGGGGCCGACCGCCTTCGGCTGGGTCAACGACAACGAAAACCTGCCCGACCTGGCGGAGTTGGGGGTGGTGTTCCTGCTGTTTTCCCTGGGACTGGAGTTTTCCGTATCGAAAATGCTGGCCCTGCGCCAGGTGGTATTCGGCCTGGGCAGCCTGCAAGTGCTGTGCAGCGGCGCCGTCCTTGGCGGCCTGCTGATTCTCGCCGGCGTACCGCTGATCCCGGCTCTGCTGCTTGGTGCGGGCCTGGCGCTGTCCTCCACCGCCATTGTCAGCAAGGAGCTGGGCAGCCTCGGGGAAATCTTCAGCAGCCACGGGCAGAATGCGATCGGCGTGTTGCTGTTCCAGGACGTGGTGGCCGTGCTGTTGCTGACCCTGGTGCCGGTATTCGCCGGCAACACTGAACAGGCCTGGTACTGGGCCCTGCCCCTGACGCTGGGCAAGACCGCCCTGCTGTTCATCGGCCTGGCGCTGGCCAG from Pseudomonas chlororaphis subsp. chlororaphis encodes:
- the mobA gene encoding molybdenum cofactor guanylyltransferase MobA, encoding MTPRTDLPPCSILLLAGGRGQRMGGRDKGLIEWQGRPLIAHLHRLTRGLSDDLIISCNRNRRQYAPYADQLVQDESNDFPGPLAGIRAGLAVARHARLLVLPCDVPRIDAQLIDAMRQSAALHPDKPLMLRHGEHWEPLLCIIPRTLLGTFDGAWQNGERSPGRIMRGLDAQALQCPANDPRLANLNTPELLSQQHGVSECP
- the moaB gene encoding molybdenum cofactor biosynthesis protein B, whose translation is MKAKADVPFAPLNIAVLTVSDTRTLETDTSGQVFVDRLSAAGHNLAARVLLKDDLYKIRAQVATWIADDLVQVVLITGGTGFTGRDSTPEAVSCLLDKQVDGFGELFRQISVADIGTSTVQSRALAGLANGTLVCCLPGSTNAVRTGWDGILAEQLDSRHRPCNFVTHLKQAAPCESRG
- a CDS encoding pseudouridine synthase, producing the protein MSSVPFFAAQHQASTLYLPPGSWPTVLDCLCDHFSTISREQWLSRIARGRVLDGQGLPIGVDLAYREGLRIHYFREVPDEKVIPVQESILYVDEHLVVADKPHFLPVTPAGEYVEQTLLRRLIRSLDNPHLVPLHRIDRHTAGLVLFSANPQSRSAYQSLFPTRRIDKRYEAIAPALPGLEFPRVHKSRLIDGEPFFRMQEGPGTPNTETALEVREKNGDLWRYGLYPVTGKKHQLRVHMSALGAAICNDPFYPDALKDVEDDYAKPLKLLAQGLRFTDPLTGEEREFESRITLQW
- a CDS encoding S24 family peptidase, whose protein sequence is MSLTILARAERLQHLSPEHAGHDGFAAGLTFEGGFSLDRTVGLGAPQIRAVLVDDDSLLGFGIYPGDRLIVDRSAAPAVDQYVVAHLDGEDAYGVRLLAPDPKGGLLLKAARPSIAPIPLDDRDSAQIWGVVLWVVSYVGRG
- a CDS encoding molybdopterin molybdotransferase MoeA gives rise to the protein MPVEAALARLLEMAEATPILERERLPLAAAQGRVLADDLISTLDLPPWPNSAMDGYALRAADWSGEALVVSQRIFAGQAPEPLAPGTCARIFTGAPVPAGADCVEMQENAEVQADGRVSFTEPLSAGQNIRPQGQETTVGECVLVAGTQLGPIELGLAASLGGAELEVVRRVRVAVLSTGDELVEPGQVLGPGQIYNSNRVLLCSWLQRLGCEVVDGGILPDDLPTTRRRLAELADVDLILSTGGVSVGEADFLGIALREEGELALWKLAIKPGKPLTFGHFRGVPVIGLPGNPASTLVTFALLARPYILRRQGVKELQPLQFQVPAGFAWSKPGSRREYLRGRLEQGRAIIYRNQSSGVLRSAAWAEGLVEVLEERTLVEGDWVNFIPLSEVLG
- a CDS encoding YgdI/YgdR family lipoprotein, whose protein sequence is MIQRTLATLMLALGLATLAGCASPTVITLNDGREIQAVDTPKYDEDSGFYEFEQLDGKQTRINKDQVRTVKEL
- a CDS encoding glutaredoxin family protein, translating into MPPECQLFGTLGCHLCELAEAELMPLVEHGLMVELVDIAEDETLFEAYGLRIPVLRRVDNGAELGWPFDAEQVVAFLR